GCGGTGGCCGTGGGCCGGGCCCTGGTCGCCTGGCTCACCGAGCGGGCCGCCCATCGGGCGAGCGCGGCCGTGAAGTCCGAGCTGCGCGGCCGGCTGCTGGACCGGGCGGCGGCGCTGGGCCCCGGGTGGCTCGGCGGTCAGCGCACCGGCTCGCTGGTCACGCTGGCCACGCGCGGGGTGGACGCCCTCGACGACTACTTCTCGCGCTATCTGCCGCAGTTGGGGCTCGCGGTGGTCGTGCCGGTGGCGGTGCTGGCGCGGATCGTCACCGAGGACTGGGTGTCGGCGGCGATCATCGTCATCACCCTGCCGCTCATCCCGCTGTTCATGATGCTGATCGGCTGGGCCACCCAGTCCCGGACGGACCGGCAGTGGCGGCTGCTGTCCCGGCTGTCGGGCCACTTCCTGGACGTGGTCGCGGGCCTGCCCACGCTCAAGGTGTTCGGCCGGGCCAAGGCACAGGCCGAGTCCATCCGCCGGATCACCGGTGAGTACCGGCAGGCCACGATGCGGACCCTGCGGATCGCCTTCCTCTCCTCCTTCGCGCTGGAACTGCTGGCCACGCTGTCCGTCGCGCTGGTCGCCGTGACGATCGGCATGCGGCTGGTCCACGGCGACATGGATCTGTACATCGGGCTGGTGATCCTGGTGCTGGCGCCGGAGGCGTACCTGCCGCTGCGCCAGGTGGGGGCGCAGTACCACGCGGCCGCGGAGGGGCTGGCCGCCGCGGAGGAGATCTTCGCGGTGCTGGAGACGCCGGTGCCGGCGTCCGGGAGCGGCGCGGTGCCCTCGGGGGCGGTGGCCTTCGAGGGGGTCACGGTCCGCTACCCCGGGCGGTCCACGGACGCCGTGAGCGATGTGTCGTTCACCGTCGAGCCCGGGGAGACCGTGGCGCTCGTCGGACCGAGCGGGGTGGGCAAGTCGACGCTGCTGCATGTGCTGCTGGGCTTCGTGCGCCCCGCGCGTGGGCGGGTGCGGATCGGGGGCGTCGATCTCGCCGAACTGGATCTGGAGGAGTGGCGCTCGCGGATCGCGTGGGTGCCGCAGCGACCGCATCTGTACGCCGGGACGATCGCGGAGAACGTACGGCTGGCGCGGCCCGACGCGGACGACGACGCCGTGCGGCGGGCGCTGCGGGACGCGGGGGCGCTGGACTTCGTGGACGCGCTGCCGGACGGTGCGGGCACCGTGCTCGGGGAGGACGGGGCCGGGCTGTCCGCGGGGCAGCGGCAGCGGCTGGCGCTCGCGCGGGCGTTCCTCGCCGACCGGCCCCTGCTGGTGCTGGACGAACCGACGGCCGCACTGGACGGGGTGACGGAGGCGGAGGTCGTCTCGGCGGTGCGACGGCTCGCGGCGGGCCGCACGGTGCTGGTGGTCGTGCATCGCCCCGCGCTGCTGGATGTGGCCGACCGGGTGGTGCGGCTCGAATCCGCCGAACCGGTGGGCGCCCTGGGGGAGCCGGTCCCGGCCGACGGGCCGCGCCCCCTGGAGGCACGGACGTCCGCCACCCGGAATCCCGGGCCGCAGGACGAGCCCGCCGAGTCGGCACCCGCGCCGTCCGGGGAGCCGGGACGGGCGCGGAGCGCGCTCGCCCGGGTCCGGGGGCTCGGCGCGGCCTGGCGGGGGAGGCTGGGACTGGCCTGGGTGCTGGGCAGCCTCGCGCTCGGCAGTGCCGTCGGGCTGATGGCGACCTCGGGTTGGCTGATCTCGCGGGCCGCGCAGCAGCCGCCGGTGCTGTATCTGATGGTCGCGGTCACGGCGACACGGGCGTTCGGGATCGGGCGGGCCGTGTTCCGCTACGCCGAGCGGCTGGTCTCGCACGACGCCGTGCTGCGGATGCTGGCCGACACCCGGGTCGCCGTCTACCGGCGCCTCGAACGGCTGGCTCCCGCGGGGCTGAGGAGCGCCCGCCGCGGTGATCTGCTCACCCGGCTGGTCGCGGACGTGGACGCGCTCCAAGACTACTGGCTGCGCTGGCTGCTGCCCGCCTCGGTCGCCCTGCTCGTCTCCACCGCGACCGTCGGCTTCACCGCCTGGCTGCTGCCCGAGGCGGGCGCCGCCCTCGCGGCGGGCCTGCTCGCGGCGGGGGTCGGCGTGCCCCTGGTGACCGCGACCGTGGCCCGGCGCACCGAGCGACGGCTGGCGCCGGCCCGCGGCGAACTGGCGACCCGCGTCACCGATCTGCTGACCGGCACCGCCGAGCTGACCGTGGCCGGCGCGCTGCCGGACCGTGCCGGCGCGGCCCGGCGGGCGGACGGCACCCTCACCCGGATCGCCTCGCGCGCCGCCGCCGTCACCGCGCTCGGCGACGGACTCACCGCGCTGATCTCGGGCCTGACCGTCACGGCCACGGCGCTGCTCGGCGTGCAGGCGGTGGCCGCGGGACGGCTCGGCGGGGTGGCGCTGGCCGTGGTGGTCCTCACCCCGCTGGCCGCCTTCGAGGCCGTGCTCGGGCTGCCGCTCGCCGTCCGTTACCGGCAGCGGGTGCGGCGCAGCGCGGAACGGGTCCACGAGGTGCTGGACGCACCCGAGCCGGTGCGCGAGCCCGAGCGGCCCCGGCAGGCGCCCGTGACACCGTTCCCGGTGGTCCTCAAGGGACTGACCGCACGGTACGAGGAGCGGGGCCGGGAGGCGCTGGCCGGGCTCGACCTGACCCTGGCGGAGGGCCGCCGGATCGCCGTGGTGGGGGCCTCCGGCTCCGGCAAGACCACCCTGGCGCAGGTGCTGCTGCGGTTCCTCGACCCGCGGTCGGGGACGTACACCCTCGCCGGGGTGAACGCCCGCGAGCTGGACGGCGACGACGTCCGGCGGCTGGTCGGACTGTGCGCGCAGGACGCGCATCTCTTCGACAGCTCGGTGCGCGAGAACCTGCTGCTGGCCCGGAAGGACGCCACGGAGGGCGAGCTGCGCGGGGCCCTGGCCCGGGCGCGGCTGCTGGACTGGGTGGACGGGCTGCCCGACGGCCTGGACACGCTGGTCGGCGAACACGGGGCGCGGCTGTCCGGCGGCCAGCGGCAGCGCCTGGCACTGGCCCGTGCGCTCCTCGCCGACTTCCCGGTGCTGGTGCTCGACGAGCCCGCCGAGCACCTGGACCTGCCGACGGCCGACGCCCTCACCGCCGACCTGCTGGCCGCCACCGAGGGCCGTACGACGCTGCTGATCACCCACCGGCTCGCCGGGCTGGACGAGGTCGACGAGGTGATCGTGCTCGACGCCGGCCGCGTGGTGCAGCGGGGCACCTACGCGGAGCTGGCCGCGGTGGACGGACCGCTGCGGGAGATGGTGCGCCGGGAGGCGCAGACGGAGTCGCTGGTCGCGGCCCGGTGAAGCCCCCCGGGGTTCGGCCGGGCCGCCATCGCACGGCTCGGCTAGGTGTGCCGGGCGAGCAACTGCTCGATCACGATCGCCACGCCGTCCTCGGTGTTGGCGGGCGCCCGGCCGGTCGCGGCGGCGATGGCGTCGGGGTGGGCGTTGCCCATGGCGTACGACTGGCCGGCCCAGGTCAGCATCTCGATGTCGTTGGGCATGTCCCCGAAGGCGACGACCTCCTCGTGGGAGATGCCGCGTTCCGCGCAGCACAGGGCGAGCGTGCTGGCCTTGGAGACGCCGGGGCCGCTCAGCTCCAGCAGGGCGCTGGGGCTGGACCGGGTGACGGTGGCGCGCTCGCCGACGGTCAGCCGGGCCAGGGTGAGGAACGCGTCGGGGTCGAGCGAGGCGTGGTGGGCGAGGATCTTGAGCACGGGCTGGTCGGCGGTCGGGCCGTCGGCCGCGAGCAGTTCCTCGGCGGGCAGCAGGTTGTCCGGCTTCTCGACGAACAGCTTGGGGTAGTCCGGCTCCTGGTGGAAGCCGTAGGTCTGCTCGACCGCGAACTTGGTGCCGGGCGCGGCCTCGCGCAGCAGGCGTACCGCGTCCAGGGCGTTGTCCCGCGCCAGCTCGCGCACCTTGACGAAGCGGTGGGCGCCGGGGCCGCCGTGCAGATCGACCACGGCGGCGCCGTTGCCGCAGATGGCCAGGCCGTGCCCGTGGACGTGGTCGCTGACGACGTCCATCCAGCGGGCCGGGCGGCCGGTGACGAAGAAGACCTCGATGCCCGCCTCCTCGGCGGCGGCCAGGGCGGCGACGGTGCGCGGGGAGACCGACTTGTCGTCGTGCAGCAGGGTGCCGTCGAGGTCGGTGGCGATCAGCCGCGGGCGGATCGCGGCGGCGGGGGTCCCGGGTTGCCTGGTCGCTGAGGTCATCCGGTCATTCTCGCGCATATGCCCGCACGGGCGTGCGGAACTGTGCACAGATGAGACGCAGATGACGCTCTGGGCGTCCCTGGGACCCCACGAGGTGTCTCCGGTCACATCAGTCCAGCTGGGCGAGGGCCTCCATGGCGATCCGCTCGAAGACCTTCTGGTCGGCGGCGAAGTCGGAGTCGGGGATGGGCCAGTGGACGACGATCTCGGTGAAGCCCAGCTCCCGGTGCCGGCCGGCGAAGTCAACGAACGCGTCCAGCGAGCTCAGCGGGCGGCCGCGGTCCGGGGTGAAGCCGGTGAGCAGGACCTTGTCCAGGCCGGTGACGTCCCGGCCGGCCTCCGCGCAGGCGTCGGCCAGCTTGGCGAGCTGGCCGCGCAGGGCCTCGACGGACTGCTCCGGGGTGCCGGACTCGTACAGCTTCGGATCGCCGGTGGTCACCCAGGCCTGGCCGTGGCGCGCGGCGAGCCGCAGCCCGCGCGGGCCGGTGGCGGCCACCGCGAACGGCAGCCGGGGGCGCTGCACGCAGCCCGGGATGTTGCGCGCCTCGTGCGCCGAGTAGAAGCGGCCCTCGTGCGACACCGCGTCCTCGGTGAGCAGCCGGTCGAGCAGCGGCACGAACTCGGCGAGCCGGTCGGCGCGCTCGCGCGGGGTCCAGGGTTCCTGGCCGAGGGCGGTGGCGTCGAAGCCGGTGCCGCCCGCGCCGATGCCGAGGGTCACGCGGCCGCCGGAGATGTCGTCCAGGGAGATCAGTTCCTTGGCGAGGGTGACCGGGTGCCGGAAGTTCGGGGAGGTGACCAGCGTGCCGAGGCGCAGTCGCTCGGTGGCGGCCGCGGCGGCGGTCAGGGTGGGGACGGCGCCGAACCAGGGGCCGTCGCGGAAGCTGCGCCAGGAGAGGTGGTCGTAGGTGTACGCGGTGTGGAAGCCCAGCTGCTCGGCGCGCACCCAGGCCGCGCGGCCGCCCTCGTGCCAGCGGCGGTACGGCAGGATCACGGTGCTCAGACGCAGACTCATGCGTTCGAGGGTAAGCGGTGGGGCGGTGTGGTGCGGGGCGGGTCAGTGGGGGCCCGGGAAGCGCAGGTGGCGCGGGGGGACGGCGGCGGTCAGCCAGACACCGTTGGCGCTGCGGTGGAAGACGTGGCCGTCCCGGTGCATGGCGGCGGCGTCCACGGTGAGGACGACGGGGCGGCCGCGGCGGGCGCCGACCCGGGTGGCGGTGGCGCGGTCGGCGGACAGGTGGACGGCGTGCCGGCCCATGGGCTTCAGTCCCTCCGCCCTGATCGCCGGCAGGGCGCCGGGGACGGTGCCGTGGTAGAGGTACGGCGGCGGGGTGGCCGGGGGCAGGCCGAGGTCCACGGGGACGCTGTGGCCCTGGGCGGCGCGGATCCTGGTGCCGTCGATCGTGAAGCGCCGTTTGTCGTTGGCCTCGACCACGTGGGCCAGTTCTTCGCGGGTGACGGGGAAGCCGTGGCGGGCCGCCGCGGTGATCAGCTCGTCGATGTCGGCCCAGCCGGCGGCATCGAGGGTGAGGCCGATCCGGTCGGGCTGGTGACGGAGGTGTCTGGAGAGGTATTTGGACACCCTGATGGTGCGTTGTTCGTCCATGTCCCCAGGATGTGGGGGAGACACGGATCACGCAGGTTGTTTTCCGCGGAGAGGTTTGGTCCACAGACAACCGGGGTTATCCACAGGGGAATTGACGAAACTGTGGACAACTGGCCCGGGGATGAGGGTGGTTGTGGGGAGCCCGCTCCACGGCGCGCTCCCCGCGACCACCCGTCTCACACCTTCGGCTCCACCCGCGCCAGCCGTCGCAGCGCCCCCGGCAGCACCCGCGACAAGGCGTGCGCCACCCGTGACTCCGGGGTCACCGGCACCAGCGGCTTGTTGTCCGCGATCGCGTCCAGGACGGCGGAGGCCACCTTCTCCGGCGGGTAGTTGCGCAGGCCGTACAGGCGGGCCGAGTTCTTCCGGCGGCGGGCCTCCTCCTCCGCGTCGACACCGGCGAAGCGGGCCGTGGAGGTGATGCCGGTGTTGACGATGCCGGGGCAGATCGCCGTCACGCCGATGGACCGCGAGGCGAGTTCCGCGCGCAGGCACTCCGACAGCATCAGGACCGCCGCCTTGGAGGTGCTGTAGGCGGGCAGGATCCGGGACGGCTGGTAGGCGGCCGCCGACGCGATGTTGACGATGTGGCCGCCCTGTCCGCGCTCGGCCATCCGCGCCCCGAAGAGCCGGCAGCCGTGGATCACGCCCCACAGGTTGACGTCGAGGACGGTGCGCCAGTCCTCGGTCGTCGTGTCGAAGAAGGAGCCGGACAGACCGATGCCGGCGTTGTTGACCAGCACGTCCAGCACGCCGTACGCACGGTGCACCCGCTCGGCGAGCTTCTCCATGGCCTGCTCGTCGGAGACGTCCGCCGTCTCCGCCCAGGCCTCGGGCGCGCCGATCAGCCGGGCCAGTTCGGCGGTGCGGGCCGCGGCCTCCGCGTCCCGGTCGACGGCGATCAGCCGCGCGCCCGCCTCCGCGAACGCGAACGCCGTCGCCCGCCCGATCCCGCCGCCCGCGCCGGTGATCAGCACCAGCTGCCCGGCGAACCGGGCGGCGTGCGCGCCGGTGGCGGTCACCGGCGCGGGGCGGCCGCCCTCGACGGACATCACGAACTCCTCGATCCACGCGGTCAGCTGGTCGGGCCGGGTGCGCGGGACCCAGTGCTTCGCCGCGATCGTGCGCCGGGTCAGCCGGGGCACCCACCGCTCCAGGTCGTCGTAGAGCCGCGCGGAGAGGAACGCGTCACCCTCGGGGACGATCAGCTGCACCGGCGCGTGCGCGTGGGCGTCCGGCCGGGGCCGGCGCAGCCGGGCGCGCACGTTGTCCCGGTACAGCCAGGCGCCGTGGGCCGCGTCGGAGGACAGGGAGGGGGTCGGGTAGTCGCCGCCGGAGACCTGTTCGGTCTTCTCCAGGATCCGCGGCCAGCGCTTGCCGAGCGGGCCGCGCCAGGCCAGCTCCGGCAGGGCCGGGGTGTGCAGCATGCCCACGTACCAGGACTTGGCGCCCTGCCCGAGGAGCTGGCCCACGCGGCGGGGCGTCGGGCGCCTGAGGCGGTCGTTGATCCAGTGCCCGAAGTGGTCCAGGGACGGCCCGGAGACGGAGGTGAAGGAGGCGATGCGGCCCTCGGTGCGGGCGACCGTGACGAACTCCCAGGACTGCACCGAGCCCCAGTCGTGGCCGACCAGGTGCACCGGTCGGTCCGGGCTGACCTCGTCCACGACGGCCAGGAAGTCGTCGGTGAGCTTGGCGAGGGTGAAGCCGCCGCGCAGCGGCTTCGGCGCCGTGGAGCGGCCGTGGCCCCGGACGTCGTAGAGGACCACGTGGAAGCGGTCCGCGAGGCGCGGGGCGATCTCGGACCACACCTCCTTGTTGTCCGGGTAGCCGTGCACCAGGACCACCGTCGGCTGCCGCGGGTCGCCGAGTTCGGCCACGCTGAGCTGGATCCCGCCGGTCCGTACCGTGCGCTCGCGCGCGTCCTTCAGGGTCGTCACTTCTCCTCCGCCCAGCGCCGCACGTGCGGCAGATCGTCGTCCAGCCAGAAGGCGCTCTCCTCGGGGTCCTTCGAGTCGGTGACCACGAGGATCTCCTCGAACTTCGCGCCGGTGCCCCGGAAACCGAGGTGGGGTTCGACCGCCCACAGGCCCGGCCGCGGCGGGTGGTCCGAGAAGCGGTACGGCGACCACAGGGGCGACCAGCCCTCGCGGTGGCCGTGCAGCGCGTCCGAGAACAGGCCCTTCAGGGACTGCGTGCCGAAGCCGAACAGCTGGGGCGCCCAGCGACGCTCCTTCACCCGGTCCACCTTGTGGGCGATCACCCCGAAGGGGTAGGCGCGGTGCCGGTTGGCGTAGCCCTGGCGGACCATCAGCCGGTCCACGTCCTCGTAGATCTCGCGCAGGGAGCGCCGCTCGCGCACCTCGCCCAGGATCAGCTCCCGGTGCGCCTCCAGATCGGCCAGCAGCCGGTCCTGCACCGGGTTCGCTCCCAGGGAGCCCGCGTAGCCGATGTCCGCCGTGTATCCCTCGTGGACCGGGGCCATGTCCAGGATGAACGGCATCCCGGGCGCCAGCTCGCGGTCGGTGGGGAAGAACTGGAGCGGGACGCGGAAATCCACGAACGCCGTACGGTCCCCGAACCAGGCGAACGGCAGGTGGAACCAGTCCCGCACCCCGCGCTCGCGCAGCCATTCCCGCTGCATCCGCGCCGCCTCGCGCTCGGTCACCCCTGGCTCCAGCCGGGCCGCGACCGCCTCCGCGCACTCGTAGGCGAGGCGCTGCACCCGCCTGAATCCCCGCAGCTCCACGGGGAGTTCGCTGCTCACTGCCGTCGTCATGCCGCCTCGTCCCGTTGTCCGGCCGACTCGCCTGTCGGCTGCGGTACGCGTCCGTAACTTGACGTACGTGAATCTCGCAGTTGTTAGAGGTGGCGTCAATAGGCGGGAGTGCGGGCCCCGGAGGGACTCCGGACGGCCCTGAGGCAGGGCGCCCCCTAGGGATGCGTAATACCTGGGGCTGACCCCAAGACGGCTCTGTGGTCTGACGACCGGCGTGGCCGGGATCACTAACGTCGGGTGGGTGACTGTGATCGCGACCGAAAGCCTGAGCAAGCGGTTCCCCCGGGTGACCGCGCTCGACCGGCTGTCCGTGGACATCGGGGCCGGTGTGACCGGACTCGTCGGGGCCAACGGCGCCGGCAAGTCCACCCTGATCAAGATCCTGCTGGGGCTGTCCCCCGCCACCGAGGGCAGCGCCCGGGTGCTCGGACTGGACATCGCCACCGAGGGCGCCGCCATCCGCGAGCGCGTCGGCTACATGCCCGAGCACGACTGCCTGCCGCCGGACGTCTCGGCCACCGAGTTCGTCGTGCACATGGCGCGGATGTCGGGGCTGCCGCCCACCGCCGCGCGCGAGCGCACCGCGGACATCCTGCGCCACGTCGGCCTCTACGAGGAGCGCTACCGCCCCATCGGCGGTTACTCCACCGGCATGAAGCAGCGTGTGAAGCTCGCGCAGGCCCTGGTGCACGACCCCAAGCTGGTCTTCCTGGACGAGCCGACCAACGGCCTCGACCCGGTCGGCCGGGACGAGATGCTCGGCCTGATCCGCCGGGTCCACTCCGACTTCGGCATCTCCGTCCTGGTCACCTCGCACCTGCTGGGCGAGCTGGAGCGGACCTGCGAGCACGTGGTCGTCATCGACGGCGGCAAACTGCTGCGCTCCAGCTCCACCACCGACTTCACCCAGACCACGACCACTCTCGCGATCGAGGTCACCGACAGCGACGCCCACCCCGACGGCACCCGGGCGGTGCGCGAGGCGCTGGCCGCGCGCGGGGTGGAGGTCGCCCACGAGGGCGCGGGCCTGCCCGGCGCGGGCCACATCCTGCTGCTCACCGCGGCCGGCGAGCAGACGTACGACCTGGTGCGCGACGTGGTCGCCGACCTCGGGCTCGGACTGATCCGGATGGAGCAGCGCCGGCACCACATCGCCGAGGTGTTCACGGCCGGCGGCGCCGACGAGCAGCGGAAGGAGGCCGTCGGTCATGGCGGTTGAGCAGCCCCTCACGGGCGAGACGACCCGTATCCACGACATCGGCTACCGCGGTTACGACGGCCCGCGCCTCGGCCGCGCCTACGCCCGCCGCTCCCTGTACTCGCAGTCCCTGCGCGGCGCCTACGGCCTCGGCCGCTCGGTGAAGTCCAAGGTGCTGCCGATGCTGCTGTTCGCGGTGATGTGCGTGCCCGCCGCCATCATGGTGGCCGTCGCCGTCGCCACCAAGGCGCACGAACTGCCGGTCGGCTACACCCGCTACGCGATCATGATGCAGGCCGTGATCAGCCTGTACGTCGCCTCGCAGGCGCCCCAGGCCGTCTCGCGCGACCTGCGCTTCAAGACGGTGCCGCTGTACTTCTCGCGGCCCATCGAGACCGCCGACTACGTCCGCGCCAAGTTCGCCGCGCTCGCCTCGGCGATCTTCATCCTCACCGCCGCCCCCCTGCTGGTGATGTACGTGGGGGCGCTGCTGTCCAAGCTGGGCTTCGCCCACCAGACGAAGGAATTCGCCGAGGGACTGGTCTCCGTGGCCCTGCTCTCCCTGCTCTTCGCCGGCATCGGCCTGGTCATCGCCGCCGTCACCCCGCGCCGCGGCTTCGGCATCGCCGCCGTGATCGCCGTACTGGTCATCTCCTACGGGGCGGTGTCCACCCTCCAGGCCATCGCCAGCACGCAGGGGCATGACGGCGCCGTCCCGTGGATCGGCCTGTTCTCGCCGGTCACCCTGATCGACGGCGTCCAGTCCGCCTTCCTGGGCGCGACCACCCGGGCCCCCGGCGGGGTCGCCCCCTCGACCGGGGAGGGCGCGGTCGCCGCCCTCGTCACCCTCGCACTGATCGCCGGCAGCTACGGCCTGCTGCTGCGCCGCTACAAGAAGGTGGGACTGTGACGACCCTCAGCATCGACCACGTCTCGCGCTGGTTCGGCAACGTGGTCGCCGTCAACGACATCACCATGACCATCGGCCCCGGGGTGACCGGTCTGCTCGGCCCGAACGGCGCCGGGAAGTCCACCCTGATCAACATGATGGGCGGCTTCCTCGCCCCGTCCACGGGCACCGTCACCCTCGACGGGCAGCCGGTGTGGCGCAACGAGCAGATCTACCGGCACATCGGCATCGTCCCCGAGCGGGAGGCGATGTACGACTTCCTCACCGGACGCGAGTTCGTCGTCGCCAACGCCGAGCTGCACGGCCTCGGCGACAAGGCCGCCCAGCGGGCCCTCGCCACGGTCGAGATGGAGTACGCCCAGGACCGCAGGATCGCCACCTACTCCAAGGGCATGCGCCAGCGCGTGAAGATGGCGAGCGCCCTGGTGCACGACCCGTCGCTGCTGCTGCTGGACGAGCCGTTCAACGGCATGGACCCGCGCCAGCGCATGCAGCTGATGGACCTGCTGCGCAGGATGGGCGACGAGGGCCGCACCGTGCTGTTCTCCTCGCACATCCTCGAAGAGGTCGAGCAGCTCGCCCGGCACATCGAGGTCGTCGTCGCCGGACGGCACGCGGCCAGCGGCGACTACCGCAAGATCCGCCGGCTGATGACCGACCGGCCGCACCGCTACCTGGTGCGCTCCAGCGACGACCGCGCCCTCGCGGCCGCGCTGATCGCCGATCCGTCCACCTCCGGCATCGAGGTCGACCACGCCGAGGGCGCGCTGCGCGTCCAGGCCGTCGACTTCGGCCGCTTCACCACCCTGCTGCCGAAGGTCGCCAGGGACCACGGCATCCGGCTGCTCACGGTCTCGCCGTCGGACGAGTCCCTGGAGTCCGTCTTCTCGTACCTGGTCGCGGCGTAGGAGGCCGAAGATGTACGACCCCACCGTCGCCCGGCTCACCTACCGGGCCCTGCTCGGCCGTCGCCGGGCCCTCATCCTCGGCGCGCTGCCGCTGCTGCTCATCGTGATCTCCGTGGCCGTCCGCGCCCTCAGCGGCGCCGACGACCAGACGGCCGCCGACGTGCTCGGCGGGTTCGCCATCGCCACGATGGTGCCGATCATCGGCGTCATCGCGGGCACGGGCGCCATCGGCCCGGAGATCGACGACGGCTCCGTCGTCTACCTGCTGGCCAAGCCGCTGAAGCGGCCGACGATCATCTTCACCAAGCTGATCGTGGCCATCGCCGTGACCATGGTGTTCTCGGCGGTGCCGACGATGATCGCCGGGCTGATCCTGAACGGCAACGGCCAGCAGGTCGCCGTCGCCTACACGATCGCCGCGCTGGTCGCCTCCATCGCCTACTCGGCGCTGTTCCTGCTGCTCGGCACGGTCTCGCGGCACGCCGTGGTCTTCGGCCTGGTGTACGCGCTGGTCTGGGAGGCGCTGTTCGGCTCCCTGGTGCCCGGGGCGCGCACGCTGAGCGTCCAGCAGTGGTCGCTGGCCGTCGCGCACAAGGTGGCCGGGGGCGA
This Streptomyces misionensis DNA region includes the following protein-coding sequences:
- the cydD gene encoding thiol reductant ABC exporter subunit CydD, with the translated sequence MKPVDPRLLRYARATRFFLVAVVGLGAVGAGLVIAQAMLIAEVVVGAFQHGRSLTELRTPLLLLAAVAVGRALVAWLTERAAHRASAAVKSELRGRLLDRAAALGPGWLGGQRTGSLVTLATRGVDALDDYFSRYLPQLGLAVVVPVAVLARIVTEDWVSAAIIVITLPLIPLFMMLIGWATQSRTDRQWRLLSRLSGHFLDVVAGLPTLKVFGRAKAQAESIRRITGEYRQATMRTLRIAFLSSFALELLATLSVALVAVTIGMRLVHGDMDLYIGLVILVLAPEAYLPLRQVGAQYHAAAEGLAAAEEIFAVLETPVPASGSGAVPSGAVAFEGVTVRYPGRSTDAVSDVSFTVEPGETVALVGPSGVGKSTLLHVLLGFVRPARGRVRIGGVDLAELDLEEWRSRIAWVPQRPHLYAGTIAENVRLARPDADDDAVRRALRDAGALDFVDALPDGAGTVLGEDGAGLSAGQRQRLALARAFLADRPLLVLDEPTAALDGVTEAEVVSAVRRLAAGRTVLVVVHRPALLDVADRVVRLESAEPVGALGEPVPADGPRPLEARTSATRNPGPQDEPAESAPAPSGEPGRARSALARVRGLGAAWRGRLGLAWVLGSLALGSAVGLMATSGWLISRAAQQPPVLYLMVAVTATRAFGIGRAVFRYAERLVSHDAVLRMLADTRVAVYRRLERLAPAGLRSARRGDLLTRLVADVDALQDYWLRWLLPASVALLVSTATVGFTAWLLPEAGAALAAGLLAAGVGVPLVTATVARRTERRLAPARGELATRVTDLLTGTAELTVAGALPDRAGAARRADGTLTRIASRAAAVTALGDGLTALISGLTVTATALLGVQAVAAGRLGGVALAVVVLTPLAAFEAVLGLPLAVRYRQRVRRSAERVHEVLDAPEPVREPERPRQAPVTPFPVVLKGLTARYEERGREALAGLDLTLAEGRRIAVVGASGSGKTTLAQVLLRFLDPRSGTYTLAGVNARELDGDDVRRLVGLCAQDAHLFDSSVRENLLLARKDATEGELRGALARARLLDWVDGLPDGLDTLVGEHGARLSGGQRQRLALARALLADFPVLVLDEPAEHLDLPTADALTADLLAATEGRTTLLITHRLAGLDEVDEVIVLDAGRVVQRGTYAELAAVDGPLREMVRREAQTESLVAAR
- a CDS encoding HAD-IIB family hydrolase; translated protein: MTSATRQPGTPAAAIRPRLIATDLDGTLLHDDKSVSPRTVAALAAAEEAGIEVFFVTGRPARWMDVVSDHVHGHGLAICGNGAAVVDLHGGPGAHRFVKVRELARDNALDAVRLLREAAPGTKFAVEQTYGFHQEPDYPKLFVEKPDNLLPAEELLAADGPTADQPVLKILAHHASLDPDAFLTLARLTVGERATVTRSSPSALLELSGPGVSKASTLALCCAERGISHEEVVAFGDMPNDIEMLTWAGQSYAMGNAHPDAIAAATGRAPANTEDGVAIVIEQLLARHT
- a CDS encoding LLM class flavin-dependent oxidoreductase yields the protein MSLRLSTVILPYRRWHEGGRAAWVRAEQLGFHTAYTYDHLSWRSFRDGPWFGAVPTLTAAAAATERLRLGTLVTSPNFRHPVTLAKELISLDDISGGRVTLGIGAGGTGFDATALGQEPWTPRERADRLAEFVPLLDRLLTEDAVSHEGRFYSAHEARNIPGCVQRPRLPFAVAATGPRGLRLAARHGQAWVTTGDPKLYESGTPEQSVEALRGQLAKLADACAEAGRDVTGLDKVLLTGFTPDRGRPLSSLDAFVDFAGRHRELGFTEIVVHWPIPDSDFAADQKVFERIAMEALAQLD
- a CDS encoding RNA 2'-phosphotransferase, with translation MDEQRTIRVSKYLSRHLRHQPDRIGLTLDAAGWADIDELITAAARHGFPVTREELAHVVEANDKRRFTIDGTRIRAAQGHSVPVDLGLPPATPPPYLYHGTVPGALPAIRAEGLKPMGRHAVHLSADRATATRVGARRGRPVVLTVDAAAMHRDGHVFHRSANGVWLTAAVPPRHLRFPGPH
- a CDS encoding SDR family oxidoreductase, which produces MTTLKDARERTVRTGGIQLSVAELGDPRQPTVVLVHGYPDNKEVWSEIAPRLADRFHVVLYDVRGHGRSTAPKPLRGGFTLAKLTDDFLAVVDEVSPDRPVHLVGHDWGSVQSWEFVTVARTEGRIASFTSVSGPSLDHFGHWINDRLRRPTPRRVGQLLGQGAKSWYVGMLHTPALPELAWRGPLGKRWPRILEKTEQVSGGDYPTPSLSSDAAHGAWLYRDNVRARLRRPRPDAHAHAPVQLIVPEGDAFLSARLYDDLERWVPRLTRRTIAAKHWVPRTRPDQLTAWIEEFVMSVEGGRPAPVTATGAHAARFAGQLVLITGAGGGIGRATAFAFAEAGARLIAVDRDAEAAARTAELARLIGAPEAWAETADVSDEQAMEKLAERVHRAYGVLDVLVNNAGIGLSGSFFDTTTEDWRTVLDVNLWGVIHGCRLFGARMAERGQGGHIVNIASAAAYQPSRILPAYSTSKAAVLMLSECLRAELASRSIGVTAICPGIVNTGITSTARFAGVDAEEEARRRKNSARLYGLRNYPPEKVASAVLDAIADNKPLVPVTPESRVAHALSRVLPGALRRLARVEPKV
- a CDS encoding M24 family metallopeptidase, whose amino-acid sequence is MTTAVSSELPVELRGFRRVQRLAYECAEAVAARLEPGVTEREAARMQREWLRERGVRDWFHLPFAWFGDRTAFVDFRVPLQFFPTDRELAPGMPFILDMAPVHEGYTADIGYAGSLGANPVQDRLLADLEAHRELILGEVRERRSLREIYEDVDRLMVRQGYANRHRAYPFGVIAHKVDRVKERRWAPQLFGFGTQSLKGLFSDALHGHREGWSPLWSPYRFSDHPPRPGLWAVEPHLGFRGTGAKFEEILVVTDSKDPEESAFWLDDDLPHVRRWAEEK
- a CDS encoding ABC transporter ATP-binding protein, producing the protein MIATESLSKRFPRVTALDRLSVDIGAGVTGLVGANGAGKSTLIKILLGLSPATEGSARVLGLDIATEGAAIRERVGYMPEHDCLPPDVSATEFVVHMARMSGLPPTAARERTADILRHVGLYEERYRPIGGYSTGMKQRVKLAQALVHDPKLVFLDEPTNGLDPVGRDEMLGLIRRVHSDFGISVLVTSHLLGELERTCEHVVVIDGGKLLRSSSTTDFTQTTTTLAIEVTDSDAHPDGTRAVREALAARGVEVAHEGAGLPGAGHILLLTAAGEQTYDLVRDVVADLGLGLIRMEQRRHHIAEVFTAGGADEQRKEAVGHGG